The Pseudofrankia inefficax genome window below encodes:
- the gcvP gene encoding aminomethyl-transferring glycine dehydrogenase, with amino-acid sequence MTENATGTPTLPATSYPVFADRHIGPDPSAQATMLAELGYPTLAALTDAAVPAGIRSGALALPTPIPESAALDELRALAGRNRRVTTMIGLGFHPAVMPGVIQRNVLENPAWYTAYTPYQPEISQGRLEALLNFQTMVTDLTGLATAGASLLDESTAAAEAMQLAHRADKAKRSTFLIDADTLPQTIEVVRTRAEALGLDVHVADLRVGLSPIPSPAPGEGPVEALPAEPGEEPQEAAGALPADVLADTFGVLLSYPGANGEVRDLRGVIAQATGRRIVVTVAADLLALTLLTSPGELGADIAVGTTQRFGLPVMFGGPHAGYLAVRKGLERNLPGRLVGVSVDADGKPAYRLSLQTREQHIRREKATSNICTAQVLPAVLASMYAVYHGPAGLAGIAATVHDHAVRLAAGLRAGGVEVVHGSFFDTVLARVPGRAADVVAAALDHGVNLRLVDGDHVGISCNEATLDADLTAVWSAFGVAAPDSQAQGALAVPAELVRTSAYLEHPVFHSHRSETAMLRYLRRLSDVDFALDRGMIPLGSCTMKLNATAEMAAVTWPEFAEIHPFAPVEQAAGYLEMISDLERWLVEVTGYAGISLQPNAGSQGEFAGLLAISSYHRDHTPAGAPARDLCLIPSSAHGTNAASAAMAGMKVVVVACDDDGNVDLADLAAKATQHAERLAALMVTYPSTHGVYEEGIGEACAIVHAAGGLVYVDGANLNALVGLAKPGEFGADVSHLNLHKTFCIPHGGGGPGVGPVAVGEKLLPYLPNHPLRPEAGPATGVGPISEAPWGSAGILMIPWVYLRLMGAEGVTAATSVAVLNANYVASRLRPHYPVLYAGQNGLVAHECILDLRQLTKDTGVTVDDVAKRLIDYGFHAPTMSFPVAGTLMVEPTESEDLGEIDRFCDAMIAIRAEADKVADGTWPKDDNPLRNAPHTAEMVTGDAWDHAYPRSVAAYPVTSLRAAKYWPPVRRIDGAYGDRNLVCTCPPPEAFATDLTLTDAAPATLPDARTALTPVGAAG; translated from the coding sequence ATGACCGAGAACGCCACCGGCACGCCGACGCTGCCGGCCACCTCGTATCCGGTGTTCGCCGATCGGCACATCGGCCCGGATCCCAGCGCTCAGGCCACGATGCTCGCCGAGCTCGGCTACCCGACGCTCGCCGCGCTCACCGACGCCGCCGTCCCGGCCGGCATCCGGTCCGGCGCCCTCGCGCTGCCCACGCCGATCCCGGAGAGCGCGGCGCTCGACGAGCTGCGCGCGTTGGCGGGCCGCAACCGCAGGGTGACCACGATGATCGGCCTGGGCTTCCACCCGGCCGTGATGCCCGGGGTGATCCAGCGCAACGTGCTGGAGAACCCGGCCTGGTACACCGCCTACACCCCGTACCAGCCCGAGATCTCCCAGGGGCGCCTCGAGGCCCTGCTGAACTTCCAGACGATGGTCACCGACCTCACCGGCCTCGCGACCGCGGGGGCCTCGCTGCTGGACGAGTCGACCGCCGCGGCCGAGGCGATGCAGCTCGCCCACCGGGCCGACAAGGCCAAGCGCTCGACCTTCCTGATCGACGCCGACACCCTGCCGCAGACGATCGAGGTCGTGCGCACCAGGGCCGAGGCGCTCGGCCTCGACGTGCACGTCGCCGACCTGCGCGTCGGCCTCAGCCCGATCCCGTCGCCCGCGCCCGGCGAGGGGCCCGTCGAGGCGCTGCCCGCCGAGCCCGGCGAGGAGCCGCAGGAGGCCGCCGGCGCGCTCCCGGCGGACGTGCTCGCCGACACGTTCGGGGTCCTGCTGTCCTACCCGGGCGCGAACGGCGAGGTGCGCGACCTGCGCGGCGTGATCGCCCAGGCCACCGGCCGCCGGATCGTGGTGACGGTCGCCGCCGACCTGCTCGCCCTGACGCTGCTGACCTCGCCAGGCGAGCTTGGGGCGGACATCGCCGTCGGTACCACCCAGCGGTTCGGCCTGCCGGTGATGTTCGGCGGCCCGCACGCGGGTTACCTGGCCGTCCGCAAGGGCCTGGAGCGCAACCTGCCCGGCCGCCTGGTCGGCGTGTCGGTCGACGCCGACGGCAAGCCGGCCTACCGGCTGTCCCTGCAGACCCGTGAGCAGCACATCCGCCGCGAGAAGGCCACCAGCAACATCTGTACCGCCCAGGTGCTGCCGGCCGTGCTCGCCTCGATGTACGCCGTGTACCACGGCCCGGCCGGCCTGGCCGGGATCGCGGCGACGGTCCACGATCACGCGGTGCGGCTCGCCGCCGGGCTGCGCGCCGGGGGCGTGGAGGTCGTCCACGGCTCCTTCTTCGACACCGTGCTCGCCCGGGTGCCCGGCCGCGCGGCGGACGTCGTCGCGGCCGCGCTCGACCACGGCGTCAACCTGCGCCTCGTCGACGGCGACCACGTCGGGATCTCCTGCAACGAGGCGACGCTGGACGCGGACCTCACCGCGGTCTGGTCCGCCTTCGGGGTGGCCGCCCCGGACAGCCAGGCGCAGGGCGCCCTGGCGGTCCCGGCGGAGCTGGTCCGCACGTCGGCCTACCTGGAGCACCCGGTCTTCCACAGCCACCGGTCGGAGACGGCGATGCTGCGCTACCTGCGCCGGCTGTCCGACGTCGACTTCGCCCTCGACCGGGGCATGATCCCGCTCGGCTCGTGCACGATGAAGCTCAACGCCACCGCCGAGATGGCCGCGGTGACCTGGCCCGAGTTCGCCGAGATCCACCCGTTCGCACCGGTGGAGCAGGCCGCCGGCTACCTGGAGATGATCTCGGATCTGGAGCGCTGGCTCGTCGAGGTCACCGGCTACGCGGGCATCTCGCTGCAGCCGAACGCCGGTAGCCAGGGCGAGTTCGCGGGCCTGCTGGCGATCAGCTCGTACCACCGCGACCACACGCCGGCCGGCGCCCCCGCGCGGGATCTCTGCCTGATCCCGTCCTCGGCGCACGGCACGAACGCCGCGAGCGCCGCGATGGCCGGCATGAAGGTCGTCGTCGTCGCCTGTGACGACGACGGCAACGTCGACCTGGCCGACCTGGCGGCCAAGGCCACCCAGCACGCCGAGCGGCTCGCCGCGCTGATGGTCACCTACCCCTCGACGCACGGCGTCTACGAGGAAGGCATCGGCGAGGCCTGCGCGATCGTCCACGCGGCCGGCGGTCTGGTCTACGTCGACGGCGCGAACCTCAACGCGCTCGTCGGCCTGGCCAAGCCGGGTGAGTTCGGCGCCGACGTCAGCCACCTGAACCTGCACAAGACGTTCTGCATCCCGCACGGCGGCGGTGGCCCCGGCGTCGGCCCGGTCGCGGTCGGCGAGAAGCTGCTGCCCTACCTGCCGAACCACCCGCTACGCCCCGAGGCCGGCCCCGCGACCGGTGTGGGCCCGATCTCCGAGGCGCCCTGGGGCTCGGCCGGCATCCTGATGATCCCGTGGGTCTACCTGCGGCTGATGGGTGCCGAGGGCGTCACGGCCGCCACCTCGGTCGCGGTGCTGAACGCCAACTACGTCGCCAGCCGGCTGCGGCCGCACTACCCCGTGCTCTACGCCGGCCAGAACGGCCTGGTCGCGCACGAGTGCATCCTCGACCTGCGCCAGCTCACCAAGGACACCGGCGTGACCGTCGACGACGTCGCCAAGCGCCTGATCGACTACGGGTTCCACGCGCCGACGATGTCGTTCCCCGTCGCCGGAACGCTCATGGTCGAGCCGACCGAGAGCGAGGACCTCGGCGAGATCGACCGGTTCTGCGACGCGATGATCGCGATCCGGGCCGAGGCGGACAAGGTCGCCGACGGCACCTGGCCGAAGGACGACAACCCCCTGCGCAACGCTCCGCACACCGCCGAGATGGTCACCGGCGACGCCTGGGACCACGCCTACCCCCGCTCGGTGGCCGCCTACCCGGTGACGTCGCTGCGCGCGGCGAAGTACTGGCCCCCGGTCCGCCGCATCGACGGCGCCTACGGCGACCGCAACCTCGTCTGTACCTGCCCCCCGCCGGAGGCCTTCGCCACCGACCTGACCCTCACGGATGCCGCCCCCGCGACCCTCCCAGACGCCCGCACCGCCCTCACCCCAGTCGGCGCCGCCGGCTAG
- a CDS encoding Fic family protein, whose product MEDVLGELLRRRWESDLGAGMSRRDRMSCEYDAYLPDPLVAREFRFDGRTVADLVDAEHAIVSLNREAIALRGTEVLARMLLRAESVGSSWIEGLEVGGRRVLRAEAGRELGEPVTDVTASEVLGNIDAMAYATELVNVGDPITTDGLLEIHRRLLAGSRLQEHGGRIRAAQNWIGGSSYNPCAAAFVPPPPEAVPALLDDLAAFCVEDELPAVAQAAIAHAQFEAIHPFVDGNGRTGRALIHMVLRRRGLATDVLPPVSLILATRSRDYIQALSRTRFVGPADSEEARASADEWISLFAGACIRACADVTDFEARIDEIQRGWRERLGEIRPDSTLERLLGLLPAAPVLTVQSAARLLGRSAQTANQAVSRLVDAGVLRQVTVGRRNRAFEAPEAIDAFTLLERRLASPQSDTLTSPPTRRVPRRP is encoded by the coding sequence ATGGAGGACGTCTTGGGTGAGCTCCTGCGTCGTCGCTGGGAGAGCGATCTCGGCGCCGGCATGTCGCGGCGGGATCGAATGTCCTGCGAGTACGACGCCTACCTGCCAGATCCGCTGGTGGCGCGGGAGTTTCGCTTCGACGGGCGGACGGTCGCCGACCTCGTGGACGCGGAGCACGCGATCGTCTCGCTGAACCGGGAGGCCATTGCCCTGCGCGGCACAGAGGTGCTCGCCCGAATGCTGCTGCGGGCGGAGTCCGTCGGCTCGTCCTGGATCGAAGGGCTCGAGGTCGGGGGCCGTCGGGTGCTCCGAGCGGAGGCTGGCCGTGAGCTGGGCGAGCCGGTGACGGACGTGACCGCTTCCGAGGTGCTCGGCAACATCGACGCCATGGCCTACGCGACCGAGCTAGTCAACGTCGGCGACCCGATCACGACGGACGGGCTGCTCGAGATCCACCGGCGCCTGCTCGCCGGCAGCAGGCTACAGGAGCACGGAGGCCGGATCCGGGCCGCTCAGAACTGGATCGGTGGCAGCAGCTACAACCCGTGCGCCGCGGCGTTCGTTCCACCGCCACCGGAGGCCGTCCCCGCGCTGCTGGACGATCTGGCTGCCTTCTGCGTTGAGGACGAACTGCCGGCCGTCGCACAGGCGGCGATCGCACATGCGCAGTTCGAGGCGATCCATCCCTTCGTGGACGGCAACGGGCGAACCGGACGGGCGCTGATCCACATGGTGCTGCGCCGCCGCGGCCTCGCGACGGATGTGCTGCCGCCGGTCTCGCTGATCCTCGCCACCCGGTCGCGGGATTACATCCAGGCGCTGTCCCGTACCCGCTTTGTCGGCCCGGCTGATTCCGAGGAGGCCCGCGCCTCGGCCGACGAGTGGATCTCCCTGTTCGCCGGCGCCTGTATCCGCGCCTGCGCCGACGTGACCGACTTCGAGGCGCGCATCGACGAGATCCAGCGTGGCTGGCGCGAGCGGCTCGGCGAGATCCGACCCGACTCGACACTGGAGCGGCTCCTGGGCCTGCTGCCCGCCGCGCCGGTCCTCACCGTGCAGTCGGCCGCGAGGCTGCTCGGCCGGTCCGCGCAGACGGCCAACCAGGCGGTGAGTCGGCTCGTCGACGCCGGCGTGCTGCGACAGGTGACGGTCGGTCGGCGAAACCGGGCATTCGAGGCCCCGGAGGCCATCGACGCGTTCACCCTCCTGGAACGACGCCTGGCGAGCCCACAGAGCGACACCCTGACCAGCCCACCGACCCGCCGGGTGCCCCGCAGACCGTGA
- a CDS encoding MaoC family dehydratase, whose translation MGSIIQGIDGAKALAGQDWGTSNWVEVTQEQVNTFADATGDHQWIHVDVEKAKSGPFGGPIAHGFLTLSLIPVLFHDVVQVEGISMAVNYGLNKVRFPAPVPVGSKLRAQIKNLTVEDVTGGVQVVNQVTIEREGGTKPVCVAEFISRYFA comes from the coding sequence ATGGGCAGCATCATCCAGGGGATCGACGGCGCCAAGGCGCTCGCCGGGCAGGACTGGGGGACGAGCAACTGGGTTGAGGTGACCCAGGAGCAGGTCAACACCTTCGCCGACGCGACCGGTGACCACCAGTGGATCCACGTCGATGTCGAGAAGGCCAAGTCCGGCCCGTTCGGCGGCCCGATCGCCCACGGTTTCCTTACCCTGTCGCTGATCCCGGTGCTGTTCCACGACGTGGTGCAGGTCGAGGGCATCTCGATGGCGGTCAACTACGGGCTGAACAAGGTGCGCTTCCCCGCGCCGGTGCCGGTCGGCTCGAAGCTGCGGGCGCAGATCAAGAACCTCACGGTCGAGGACGTCACCGGCGGCGTCCAGGTCGTCAACCAGGTCACGATCGAGCGCGAGGGCGGCACCAAGCCGGTCTGCGTCGCCGAGTTCATCTCCCGCTACTTCGCTTAG
- a CDS encoding MMPL family transporter has translation MSGFLRRVGGACAAHPWRVIGTWVVALVLALGLASLSGGTPQDNYDTPGLPSQQGTDLLRAGFPQFAGADARVVLHSAHGRLDAAELRAVGGRLRGVQYVDLVAPPRLSDDGDTALITVYYDRPVTDVGGKKALDHLETALAPARAAGLGAEIGGQVSENINSVDGKAEAIGIVVALAILLAAFGSVIAAGVPLAVAFLGLGVGSAGITLIAAATDVSTIAPTLGSMVGIGVGIDYALLLVTRHVEGLRAGLPVREAAARATATAGTSVVFAGATVVLALMGLRLVRLTTYASTGFTTAVVVVAVVTSSLTLVPALCGLAGHRLLGRRARRRAARMMAPVPGQLESTGRAENAGQAENTSAASPAGGGLTARWAARIGRRPLPWALAALVLLLTLAAPVLAMRTWPQDAGSQPTSTTQRRAYDLVAANFGPGANGPLLIVADLRELPRTQLDPLVRTLRTTGDIADVQAPIVSADGSTAVIVAEPTVGPSDAKASALVRHLRADVLPPGVRITGWTAAFTDISAYLAGRIWVVVGFVVGVSLLLLLVMFRAPVVALKAAVMNLLSIAAAYGVIIAVFQWGWGVRALGLPHAVPMSSWLPLLMFVVLFGLSMDYEVFLLSRIREDWKATGDARGSVVRGLAKTGRVITSAGLIMIAVFAGFSLDPDVTVKMLGLGMAVAVLVDMTVIRMVLVPATMALLGGANWWLPGWLDRLLPHIDLHGDQATPATETVDLPAPRGKITDDEPAAIG, from the coding sequence ATGTCCGGGTTCTTGCGCCGAGTGGGTGGGGCCTGCGCCGCCCACCCGTGGCGGGTGATCGGCACCTGGGTTGTGGCCCTGGTGCTCGCGCTGGGGCTGGCCAGCCTGTCCGGCGGAACGCCGCAGGACAACTACGACACCCCTGGGTTGCCATCCCAGCAGGGGACCGACCTGCTGCGGGCCGGCTTCCCACAGTTCGCCGGTGCCGACGCGCGCGTCGTGCTGCACAGCGCGCACGGCCGGCTCGACGCCGCCGAGCTGCGTGCCGTCGGCGGGCGGCTGCGCGGCGTCCAGTACGTCGACCTGGTCGCCCCGCCGCGGCTGTCCGACGACGGCGACACCGCGCTGATCACCGTCTACTACGACCGCCCGGTGACCGACGTCGGCGGCAAGAAGGCGCTCGACCACCTGGAGACGGCGCTCGCGCCGGCGCGGGCCGCCGGGCTGGGGGCCGAGATCGGCGGCCAGGTCTCCGAGAACATCAACTCCGTCGACGGGAAGGCCGAGGCGATCGGCATCGTGGTGGCGCTGGCCATCCTGCTGGCCGCGTTCGGCTCGGTGATCGCCGCCGGGGTGCCACTCGCCGTCGCGTTCCTCGGTCTCGGCGTCGGCTCGGCCGGGATCACATTGATCGCCGCCGCCACTGACGTCAGCACGATCGCGCCGACGCTCGGCTCGATGGTCGGCATCGGGGTGGGCATCGACTACGCGTTGCTCCTGGTCACCCGGCACGTCGAGGGGCTGCGGGCCGGGCTGCCGGTCCGCGAGGCCGCCGCGCGCGCCACCGCGACCGCCGGCACCTCGGTGGTCTTCGCCGGCGCGACCGTGGTGCTCGCCCTGATGGGGCTGCGACTGGTCCGGCTGACCACCTACGCCTCGACGGGATTCACCACCGCCGTCGTGGTCGTCGCCGTCGTCACGTCCTCGCTGACCCTCGTCCCGGCGCTGTGCGGCCTCGCGGGGCACCGCCTGCTGGGGCGCCGGGCCCGCCGCCGCGCCGCCAGGATGATGGCACCCGTTCCCGGCCAGCTCGAGAGCACCGGCCGGGCCGAGAATGCCGGCCAGGCCGAGAACACCAGTGCCGCGAGCCCGGCCGGCGGGGGGCTGACCGCTCGCTGGGCCGCGCGGATCGGCCGCCGACCGCTGCCCTGGGCACTGGCGGCCCTCGTACTGCTGCTGACGCTCGCGGCTCCGGTGCTGGCGATGCGCACCTGGCCGCAGGACGCCGGCAGCCAGCCGACCTCGACCACCCAACGGCGTGCCTACGACCTCGTCGCGGCCAACTTCGGTCCTGGCGCCAACGGGCCGCTGCTGATCGTGGCGGACCTGCGGGAGCTACCGAGGACCCAGCTCGACCCGCTCGTCCGGACGCTGCGCACGACCGGCGACATCGCCGACGTCCAGGCTCCGATCGTCTCCGCCGACGGCTCCACCGCGGTGATCGTCGCCGAGCCGACGGTCGGCCCGAGCGACGCGAAGGCGTCCGCGCTGGTCCGCCACCTGCGCGCCGACGTGCTGCCGCCCGGCGTCAGGATCACCGGCTGGACCGCCGCCTTCACCGACATCTCCGCGTACCTGGCGGGACGGATCTGGGTGGTCGTCGGGTTCGTCGTCGGCGTCTCGCTGCTGCTCCTGCTGGTGATGTTCCGGGCGCCGGTGGTCGCGCTCAAGGCCGCGGTGATGAACCTGCTGTCCATCGCCGCCGCCTACGGCGTGATCATCGCCGTGTTCCAGTGGGGCTGGGGAGTACGGGCGCTCGGGCTGCCGCACGCGGTGCCGATGTCCAGCTGGCTGCCGCTGCTGATGTTCGTCGTGTTGTTCGGCCTCAGCATGGACTACGAGGTGTTCCTGCTCTCCCGGATCCGGGAGGACTGGAAGGCCACCGGCGACGCCCGCGGCAGCGTCGTGCGGGGGCTGGCGAAGACCGGCCGCGTCATCACCAGCGCCGGCCTCATCATGATCGCGGTGTTCGCCGGGTTCTCGCTGGACCCGGACGTCACGGTCAAGATGCTCGGTCTCGGCATGGCCGTCGCGGTCCTCGTCGACATGACCGTCATCCGGATGGTCCTGGTCCCGGCGACGATGGCCCTGCTCGGCGGCGCCAACTGGTGGCTCCCCGGCTGGCTCGACCGCCTCCTCCCCCACATCGACCTCCACGGCGACCAGGCCACACCGGCCACGGAGACGGTCGACCTGCCGGCACCGCGCGGGAAGATCACTGACGACGAGCCGGCGGCCATCGGCTGA
- a CDS encoding GGDEF domain-containing protein, producing MAPAHDLRRARPEPMAPSPHSGPGPAGSQPPSPVGLTSSASAARAMMTAAPWTGWLWLGYLGAGAVAAFGYSAVPASGGWLVARMVGGCGIGASSVVAVFVGLRRHQPRPRRPWVLIGLSQLLFTSASVVFYAAEFLSADQRILGVSILLYLAHYPVLAAGLLLIVRRRAPRGDLPALLDGLLVATGATTLSVLHLIGPGLHEDIPRLVTWTATGYPIADLVLLTIGVRLVASAGFRPPAFILLSVSLFAILAADTGYGLRQLHAIYAVGGPLDGIWLAGSLALGAAALHPTMAGVAQPSSRPAGLGRARLCGLYLAGIIPPLSLVVPRGAANGVTELVSAIAMVISTALIMIRMRYAEVSQRRLANTDVLTGLCTRRFLETRLALASVRASQPGATLALLLIDVDHFKAVNDRFGHPAGDRALAEVARRLREVARSADVVARYGGEEFALLTTYLGQDDLYVLGERLRLAVAASPVAVDDGIVLPVTVSVGAAATTLPASPAELIDRADRALYAAKSAGRDCCVLASPAPQPDAGRAAAEAHCSSSAA from the coding sequence ATGGCCCCGGCCCATGACCTACGCCGAGCCCGCCCGGAACCGATGGCGCCGTCGCCGCACTCCGGGCCCGGCCCGGCCGGCAGTCAGCCGCCGAGCCCGGTCGGGCTGACCAGCTCGGCGTCCGCCGCACGCGCCATGATGACGGCGGCCCCGTGGACGGGCTGGCTGTGGCTCGGTTACCTGGGCGCCGGCGCGGTGGCCGCCTTCGGCTACAGCGCGGTCCCGGCCTCCGGCGGCTGGCTGGTCGCGCGGATGGTCGGTGGCTGTGGCATCGGCGCCTCGTCGGTCGTCGCCGTGTTCGTCGGCCTGCGCCGCCACCAGCCGCGGCCGCGCCGGCCCTGGGTGCTCATCGGGCTCTCCCAGCTGCTGTTCACGAGCGCCAGCGTGGTCTTCTACGCCGCCGAGTTCCTGTCGGCTGACCAGCGGATTCTGGGCGTGTCCATCCTGCTGTACCTGGCGCACTACCCGGTCCTGGCCGCCGGGCTGCTGCTGATCGTCCGTCGACGCGCACCCCGCGGTGACCTGCCGGCCCTGCTGGACGGGCTCCTGGTGGCCACCGGAGCGACCACGCTGTCGGTGCTGCACCTGATCGGGCCGGGCCTGCACGAGGACATCCCCCGCCTGGTCACCTGGACCGCGACCGGCTACCCGATCGCCGATCTCGTCCTGCTCACGATCGGGGTCCGGCTCGTCGCCAGTGCGGGCTTCCGGCCGCCCGCGTTCATCCTGCTGAGCGTCAGCCTGTTCGCCATCCTGGCCGCGGACACCGGCTACGGACTAAGGCAGCTGCACGCCATCTACGCGGTCGGTGGCCCGCTCGACGGCATCTGGCTCGCGGGGAGCCTCGCGCTGGGCGCGGCGGCGCTGCATCCGACGATGGCCGGGGTCGCCCAGCCGTCGTCCAGACCTGCCGGGCTGGGCCGCGCCCGGCTGTGTGGGCTTTACCTGGCCGGCATCATCCCGCCGCTCTCGCTGGTCGTCCCGCGTGGGGCCGCCAACGGGGTGACGGAGCTGGTCAGCGCCATAGCCATGGTCATCTCGACGGCCCTCATCATGATCCGGATGAGGTACGCCGAGGTGAGCCAGCGGCGGCTGGCCAACACCGACGTACTCACCGGCCTGTGCACCCGGCGCTTCCTGGAGACGCGGCTCGCGCTCGCCTCGGTCCGGGCCAGCCAGCCGGGCGCCACGCTCGCGCTCCTGCTCATCGACGTGGACCACTTCAAGGCGGTCAACGACCGATTCGGCCATCCGGCCGGCGACCGCGCGCTCGCCGAGGTCGCGCGCCGGCTGCGCGAGGTCGCCCGGTCCGCCGATGTGGTGGCCCGTTACGGCGGCGAGGAGTTCGCGCTGCTCACCACCTACCTGGGCCAGGACGACCTGTACGTGCTCGGCGAGCGGCTGCGCCTCGCGGTCGCCGCGAGCCCGGTCGCCGTCGACGACGGCATCGTGCTGCCGGTCACGGTGTCGGTCGGTGCCGCCGCCACGACGCTGCCGGCCAGCCCGGCCGAGCTGATCGACCGCGCCGACCGCGCGCTCTACGCGGCCAAGTCCGCCGGCCGCGACTGCTGCGTCCTCGCGTCGCCCGCGCCCCAGCCCGACGCGGGCCGGGCCGCGGCCGAGGCCCACTGCTCATCGTCGGCGGCCTGA